In the Raineyella fluvialis genome, CGACGCGCTCAAGCAGGTGGCGGACGTCGTGACCACCAGCAACGACGACCACGGCATCGCACGGGTGCTCGACGGGATGCTGGTCAGCGTCTGAGCGGGCGCAGGCTTCTGCCACCGGGGATCCGGCTCTCCCCTCAAGGGGATCGCCCTCTACGGGCGGTGGCTGAGCCAGATCTCCTGGAGCCGCGCGGCGTCGAGCCTGGCCCGATCGCCGTCCGGGCTCTGGATGGCCATCACCATGCGGCGCTGCGGGTCACCGTCGCGGTCCCGGCGGAACGTGAAGATGTAGGCCCACGGATCCCCTTCCAGGAAGCGGATGTCCGAGATCTCGTGCCAGGCGTAGCGATGGCGGATCAGCCCGGTGCTGATCGCCACGCCCTCCTCCGTCGCCACGACGGTCGACAGTCCGATCCCCATCGTGAAGGCCGAGATGGCGACGAGGATGAGGATGACCATGGCGAGTTCCGGTCCGGTCGCTTCCGCGCGGATCTCCGGGGGGAGGGCGAACCAGGTCACGACCGGACTGCCGAGCGTCAGCAGCGACACGACAATGGCCGTCGTCAGCATGGTCCGCGACCGGACCCGGAGCA is a window encoding:
- a CDS encoding PH domain-containing protein → MAVLLRVRSRTMLTTAIVVSLLTLGSPVVTWFALPPEIRAEATGPELAMVILILVAISAFTMGIGLSTVVATEEGVAISTGLIRHRYAWHEISDIRFLEGDPWAYIFTFRRDRDGDPQRRMVMAIQSPDGDRARLDAARLQEIWLSHRP